From the Candidatus Neomarinimicrobiota bacterium genome, one window contains:
- a CDS encoding T9SS type A sorting domain-containing protein translates to MIQDLLADLPSVGNDDADGSGLPNIASEILLYDAYPNPFNGTTAIGYTLPRRTKVSIDVLNLAGKRVRTIADEEEMAAGYHKVEWNAVSEPSGIYIIRLRSRGLIRTRKVVLVK, encoded by the coding sequence ATGATTCAAGATTTGCTCGCAGACTTGCCCAGTGTGGGAAATGATGATGCTGACGGGAGCGGATTGCCAAATATCGCTTCAGAAATTTTACTCTACGATGCCTATCCGAATCCTTTTAACGGCACTACCGCGATCGGCTATACGCTACCTCGGCGCACGAAGGTATCCATAGACGTTCTCAATCTGGCGGGGAAACGTGTCCGTACCATCGCAGATGAGGAGGAGATGGCAGCAGGTTACCACAAAGTGGAATGGAATGCTGTCTCTGAACCTTCAGGCATCTACATAATACGGTTGAGGTCGCGGGGTCTGATTAGAACAAGAAAAGTCGTGCTCGTGAAGTAG
- a CDS encoding SGNH/GDSL hydrolase family protein, with protein sequence MKKKSTYLITYNIIAILLLFILSEGAVRIFKSEIQIQGTTQNLIADRVYFQSRGLRPFGNGMSNGVRVNVDQYGFRKYSRSIDRSKKSWLFIGDSVTMGIGVEADSTYPGIIQDHVDSINILNPSVIGHDIEDYENVFEYFVLENENEFNISRVTIFWSLNDIYSSIEDIDTPGGKVRYIFSDFLRYLRYHSKLYYFLKTVIFDRPKDYYLYDQSFYKADNILFKDAIKQINMISKNCRMRDIRFGIVLLPYEYQMRKESEPYRFPQRLMMRSLRESNINVYSILDETYNKDSKELYLYGDGIHFSKVGHKYIARYLVEKMLQDEGKLTMRL encoded by the coding sequence ATGAAGAAAAAGAGTACATACCTCATAACGTATAACATAATAGCAATATTGTTACTGTTCATATTATCCGAGGGTGCGGTAAGAATTTTTAAATCAGAAATTCAGATTCAAGGCACCACTCAAAATCTAATAGCTGATAGGGTATATTTTCAATCACGTGGTCTAAGGCCCTTTGGCAATGGCATGTCGAATGGGGTTCGTGTAAATGTCGACCAATATGGATTTCGAAAATATTCTAGGTCAATCGACAGATCAAAAAAATCATGGTTATTCATTGGCGATTCTGTAACGATGGGCATTGGTGTTGAAGCTGATTCGACCTATCCAGGCATAATTCAAGATCATGTTGATTCTATCAATATATTGAATCCATCGGTGATAGGACATGATATTGAAGACTATGAAAACGTATTTGAATACTTTGTATTGGAAAACGAGAATGAATTCAATATCTCTCGAGTAACTATATTTTGGTCTTTAAATGATATCTACTCGAGCATTGAGGATATTGATACGCCGGGAGGGAAAGTACGATATATATTTTCTGATTTCTTAAGATACTTACGATATCATAGCAAATTATATTACTTTCTTAAAACAGTAATATTTGATCGACCAAAGGATTATTACTTGTATGACCAATCTTTTTACAAAGCAGATAACATTCTTTTTAAGGACGCAATAAAGCAGATAAATATGATCAGTAAGAATTGCCGAATGCGAGATATCAGGTTTGGTATTGTTTTGTTGCCCTATGAATATCAGATGAGAAAAGAATCGGAGCCCTATCGTTTTCCACAACGATTGATGATGAGAAGTTTAAGAGAATCAAATATAAACGTATATAGTATTCTGGATGAAACTTATAATAAGGATTCGAAAGAACTCTATTTGTATGGCGATGGCATACACTTCTCAAAGGTGGGACATAAATATATAGCAAGATATTTAGTTGAGAAAATGCTTCAAGATGAGGGGAAACTAACAATGCGTTTGTAG
- a CDS encoding SxtJ family membrane protein, translating into MNWIREIPREMRTLDISNKAIRKFGVVIAVGLGSVGTFVFLRTNNLYSALWLWGIGLLFLILGFILPPVARPFYRLWMLIAYLLGGFVSQIILTLLFYFVLTPIGLVLRLMGKDLLSKNYGSSQESYWVKKDLSNITNDQYRKMY; encoded by the coding sequence TTGAACTGGATTAGAGAAATTCCACGCGAAATGAGAACACTTGATATTTCCAATAAGGCAATTCGAAAGTTTGGGGTGGTAATTGCCGTTGGGCTAGGGTCAGTTGGGACCTTTGTCTTTCTGAGAACAAACAACCTTTATTCAGCCCTGTGGCTGTGGGGAATTGGACTGCTGTTTTTGATCCTCGGGTTCATTTTACCACCAGTTGCTAGACCATTTTATAGGCTGTGGATGTTGATTGCCTACTTATTGGGCGGATTTGTGTCGCAAATTATTCTGACACTACTGTTCTATTTCGTCCTCACTCCAATTGGATTGGTTTTGAGACTTATGGGCAAGGATCTCTTGAGTAAGAATTATGGCAGTAGTCAGGAAAGCTATTGGGTAAAAAAGGATCTATCCAATATTACGAATGACCAGTACAGGAAAATGTATTAA
- a CDS encoding carbamoyltransferase, protein MNILGISAFYHDSAACLIQDGRIIAAAQEERFSRIKHDHEFPKRAIDYCLSESEITADELNHVVFYDKPFLKFERILETYLAVSPFGVRSFLMAIPLWIRKKLWIPDLIQKTLEYKGEILFTEHHESHAASAFFPSPFEHAAFLTMDGVGEWATASFGVGEKNRITIDSELHFPHSLGLLYSAFTYYTGFKVNSGEYKVMGLAPYGEPRYVQTILDNLLDLKEDGSFKLNMTYFNYCSGLTMTNKRFDRLFGGKPRKRESKLTQRDMDLAKSVQVVTEEIVMRIARHVHKVTGEKYLCLAGGVALNCVANGKLLREAPFDDIWIQPAAGDAGGALGSALFVWYQYLNNPRFADNRQDGQRGSNLGPGYSNEQILAFLTEHSIPYQRLDGTIIDKAVDLLIDQKAVGWFQGRMEFGPRALGNRSILGDARSPEMQRKMNLKIKYRESFRPFAPTVLAERISDYFEIERESPYMLLVAHVKKDKQIPIKEEEKNLSGLDRLNIVRSDIPAVTHVDYSARIQSVNADDNPKYHQLIKKFEQQTECPVIVNTSFNVRGEPIVQSPLDAYKCFMRTQMDYLLMGDFMLDKRQQPEFHDEIDWRQEFELD, encoded by the coding sequence ATGAACATCCTCGGCATCTCTGCGTTTTATCACGATTCTGCAGCCTGTCTTATCCAGGATGGTAGAATCATTGCTGCCGCCCAAGAGGAACGGTTCTCCCGCATCAAGCACGATCATGAATTTCCCAAAAGGGCCATTGACTATTGTCTTAGTGAAAGTGAGATTACTGCAGATGAGCTAAACCACGTAGTCTTCTACGACAAACCATTTCTGAAGTTTGAACGTATCCTGGAGACTTATCTTGCTGTCTCACCGTTCGGTGTCCGTTCATTTCTTATGGCGATTCCTCTCTGGATACGAAAAAAACTCTGGATTCCCGATTTGATTCAAAAAACACTGGAATACAAAGGTGAAATACTGTTTACTGAACATCACGAATCCCACGCGGCATCAGCGTTCTTCCCCTCCCCATTTGAACATGCAGCATTTCTCACGATGGATGGTGTAGGAGAATGGGCGACAGCTTCCTTCGGAGTGGGAGAAAAGAATAGAATCACCATTGATTCAGAGCTTCACTTTCCACATTCTCTCGGACTTCTATATTCAGCGTTTACCTACTACACCGGTTTCAAAGTAAACTCCGGTGAATATAAAGTAATGGGATTGGCTCCCTACGGTGAACCCAGATATGTTCAGACAATTCTTGATAATCTACTCGATTTGAAAGAAGATGGTTCATTCAAACTGAATATGACATATTTCAACTATTGCTCAGGACTCACCATGACGAACAAGCGCTTCGATAGACTATTTGGGGGTAAGCCGAGGAAAAGAGAATCAAAGTTAACTCAAAGGGATATGGATTTAGCCAAATCTGTCCAGGTCGTCACTGAAGAGATTGTCATGCGAATAGCAAGACATGTGCATAAGGTTACGGGCGAAAAGTACCTTTGCCTTGCTGGAGGGGTAGCGTTGAATTGTGTGGCGAATGGAAAACTCCTAAGGGAAGCACCGTTTGACGACATATGGATTCAACCGGCAGCGGGCGATGCAGGAGGCGCTCTCGGTTCAGCACTTTTTGTCTGGTACCAATATTTGAATAATCCCAGATTTGCTGACAATCGTCAAGACGGACAAAGGGGGTCAAATCTTGGCCCCGGCTATTCCAACGAGCAGATCTTGGCCTTCCTTACGGAACATTCCATTCCATATCAGAGATTGGATGGAACAATCATTGATAAAGCCGTTGATCTATTAATTGATCAAAAAGCGGTAGGGTGGTTCCAGGGAAGAATGGAATTTGGTCCAAGAGCGTTAGGAAATCGTTCTATTCTTGGTGATGCCAGATCTCCAGAGATGCAGCGTAAGATGAATTTGAAAATCAAGTATCGTGAAAGCTTTCGTCCCTTCGCACCTACTGTCCTGGCAGAACGGATATCAGATTATTTTGAGATTGAAAGAGAAAGTCCATATATGTTATTGGTTGCTCATGTGAAAAAGGACAAACAGATTCCGATAAAGGAGGAAGAGAAGAATCTGTCTGGCCTGGATAGACTAAATATAGTTCGCTCCGATATACCGGCAGTTACCCATGTTGATTACTCTGCCCGGATTCAATCCGTAAATGCGGACGATAATCCAAAATACCATCAATTAATCAAGAAATTTGAACAGCAAACCGAATGTCCTGTAATTGTCAATACTTCATTCAACGTGCGTGGGGAACCCATTGTGCAGTCTCCTTTGGATGCCTATAAATGTTTCATGCGAACACAGATGGATTATCTGCTGATGGGCGATTTCATGCTGGATAAGAGACAACAACCTGAATTTCACGATGAAATTGACTGGAGGCAAGAATTTGAACTGGATTAG
- a CDS encoding DUF5683 domain-containing protein → MRLILRRSLILTGLLSFLPAQDAQNLVAVINFPALGISQLEVDSLTNRFRDTVEGSGDVPLMEKERMMEILNKESIQPKGCSSVWCAVELGEQLGVARVVIGFIQKEENRYALRAQLVSVGTGNLENSRESEYVGAEKSLGTEIEVLAYELFDLAIPPVLLEKHQRIVELSMELQGITAIRKKIGATLRSLIIPGLGQIYLDKKLWGFGWILTELALGGFIYSSYSSYQEAYDRTIDFLELYGSETDVDMIAEYRSEIQQSYHEAEMAVEQRKILTRVATILWAGNVLHAYLSAPKHESAHNNPSIKFAYDPQSRQTQLMLTIALD, encoded by the coding sequence GTGAGACTCATTCTTCGAAGAAGTCTTATCCTCACAGGGCTTCTCTCATTTCTTCCAGCTCAGGATGCCCAAAATCTCGTTGCCGTCATCAATTTTCCCGCCTTAGGTATCTCCCAGCTTGAAGTAGATTCTCTCACGAACCGTTTCAGAGATACTGTTGAAGGATCAGGCGATGTCCCACTTATGGAAAAAGAGCGAATGATGGAGATCCTTAACAAGGAGAGCATTCAGCCAAAAGGGTGCAGCAGCGTCTGGTGTGCCGTCGAATTGGGAGAGCAACTGGGTGTTGCCCGCGTTGTCATAGGTTTTATTCAAAAAGAGGAGAACAGGTATGCCCTTCGTGCACAGTTGGTTTCTGTTGGAACAGGCAACTTAGAAAATAGCCGCGAGTCAGAGTACGTGGGAGCGGAGAAAAGTCTGGGGACTGAGATAGAGGTTCTCGCCTACGAATTGTTTGATCTGGCAATTCCACCTGTACTTCTTGAGAAGCATCAGCGGATTGTGGAACTGTCGATGGAACTTCAAGGTATCACAGCGATCAGGAAAAAGATTGGAGCGACCCTACGGTCATTGATAATTCCGGGATTGGGACAGATCTATTTGGACAAGAAGTTATGGGGATTCGGATGGATATTGACTGAATTGGCGTTGGGAGGATTTATCTATTCCAGCTACTCCTCCTACCAGGAAGCCTATGACAGAACCATAGATTTTCTGGAGCTTTACGGATCTGAGACGGACGTGGATATGATCGCCGAATACAGATCTGAGATCCAGCAAAGTTATCATGAGGCCGAAATGGCAGTAGAACAAAGAAAGATCCTGACACGTGTTGCAACAATCCTATGGGCGGGAAATGTCCTGCACGCTTACCTGTCCGCTCCCAAACATGAATCTGCCCACAACAATCCTTCTATAAAGTTCGCGTATGACCCCCAATCGCGTCAGACACAACTAATGTTGACCATTGCGTTGGACTAA
- a CDS encoding FlgD immunoglobulin-like domain containing protein, translating into MNKRIRSRTIGAFICVLVSLQSQDVARPTIDSITSATDDGAYGIGSGIDVTVNFSEEVSLSDGGIVRISLNTGVANTSIEIGSITDATSASSVYTVQAGDSSSDLSVSSVSLAASDPTIGATLQDGAGNIMLDFSIPSDGNLDDFKEIRIDGFAPEAPSGLSASPSDGAVTLEWNRNSESDFSKYRIFAGISSTPTTVVDSTTAATDTTKTFSNLDNDTTYYYRLTCIDSLGNESDYSDEKAATPFSPPSAGNIRDGLSADVDWTNSPDSLSANWDVFVDNGTVTYQYAVGISAVDDIVGWNNVGLDISVAVLGLNLFEGFTYQVSVRGTDYTLASDTATTDGITIDFASPSAGTVNDGPLVDLTFTASDTSLSANWTGFSDDASGIDFYDYAIGDSPGDTNVVTWTNTGPNTTATNSDTTFHDGVTYYFSVRAVDVAGNTSDAATSDGVTVDVSPPIPGNVIDALAEDSDWTTDSTSLSASWYGFSDELSGIDYYEFALGSDSGGTDLVSWFNIGVDSSVILTNLSLRDSATYYFSVRATDEVGNVSSASISNGITVDISPPSVLSLVPSMETPLKLTENSDIIITFSEVIETLLVEVVPSLMSTVQYQVNRSDDQVTLTVEAPLASLDTISLSLKNVTDLRGLVANDTVYEYHTALLADFNADYEVDITDLTEFVSLWPDVDIGPVTGEIPHFIPDLDGETNLRDGMTFARMWRWSHDQNDSLILARAFTGEEPEISQSRHGLAIHLPEGVSTGEIALQYPQFKMNIDMATENLSSKEILISTKRAELGQILVDFGYFEDKDGKEVELVIEHFDKSSSNILLSYIFYSADKNIVSMGTKSLNTRTVPEEFELHQNYPNPFNPTTTILYDLPENSQVELVIYDILGRQVRTLLHEGKMAGYHSATWDGKDGIGLPVGTGVYIYRIHAREADDATYSRARKMLMLR; encoded by the coding sequence TTGAATAAGAGAATCAGATCCCGAACCATCGGAGCTTTCATATGTGTTCTCGTATCACTGCAGTCCCAGGATGTAGCACGACCAACGATCGATTCCATCACTTCAGCGACAGATGACGGTGCCTATGGAATAGGAAGTGGAATAGACGTTACTGTTAATTTCTCAGAAGAAGTCTCCTTATCGGACGGCGGAATTGTCAGGATATCCTTGAATACCGGTGTAGCCAATACGTCCATAGAAATTGGTTCAATTACTGATGCAACATCGGCATCCAGTGTTTACACCGTTCAGGCTGGGGATTCGAGTTCCGATCTGTCAGTCAGTTCCGTTTCCCTCGCTGCGTCCGATCCAACCATCGGTGCAACCTTGCAGGACGGCGCTGGGAACATAATGTTGGATTTTTCCATCCCTTCAGACGGGAATTTGGACGACTTCAAGGAGATCCGGATCGATGGCTTCGCCCCTGAAGCGCCCTCGGGGTTATCCGCCTCCCCCTCGGATGGTGCTGTGACCCTTGAATGGAATAGAAATAGTGAAAGCGATTTTTCAAAATACAGAATCTTTGCAGGGATCTCCTCAACACCGACAACGGTGGTGGATTCAACGACCGCAGCGACTGACACGACCAAGACTTTCAGTAACCTCGATAATGACACCACCTACTACTATCGACTCACCTGTATCGATTCCCTCGGAAATGAGAGTGACTATTCTGATGAAAAAGCTGCGACTCCTTTTTCACCCCCGAGTGCGGGCAACATCAGGGACGGCTTGTCGGCAGACGTGGATTGGACAAATTCCCCGGACTCGCTTTCGGCTAATTGGGACGTGTTTGTGGACAATGGAACAGTGACCTACCAATATGCTGTGGGTATTTCAGCAGTAGATGATATTGTCGGGTGGAATAATGTTGGATTGGATATATCTGTCGCCGTATTGGGACTGAACCTGTTTGAAGGCTTCACCTATCAAGTAAGCGTTCGTGGGACAGACTATACCTTGGCTTCGGATACAGCTACAACAGATGGGATAACAATTGATTTCGCTTCTCCCAGTGCAGGAACGGTGAACGACGGTCCTTTAGTCGACTTGACTTTCACGGCATCTGACACTTCTCTGTCCGCTAACTGGACAGGTTTCAGTGACGACGCGAGCGGTATCGACTTCTACGACTATGCCATCGGTGATTCACCTGGAGACACGAATGTTGTCACTTGGACAAACACGGGTCCGAACACAACTGCAACGAACAGTGACACTACGTTTCATGATGGGGTTACCTATTATTTCTCGGTAAGGGCCGTAGATGTTGCGGGTAATACTTCTGATGCCGCCACTAGTGATGGTGTGACGGTCGATGTCTCGCCCCCTATTCCGGGAAATGTAATTGATGCTTTGGCAGAAGATAGCGATTGGACCACTGACTCAACATCCCTTTCGGCCTCATGGTATGGGTTTAGCGATGAGTTGAGCGGAATCGATTATTATGAATTTGCTTTAGGATCGGACAGCGGCGGAACGGATCTTGTCAGCTGGTTTAACATTGGGGTCGATTCATCCGTCATATTAACAAATCTTTCTCTCAGAGATTCAGCGACCTACTATTTCTCTGTCAGAGCGACCGATGAAGTTGGAAATGTTTCTTCCGCTTCCATCAGCAATGGTATTACGGTTGATATAAGTCCACCTTCCGTACTCTCATTGGTGCCATCAATGGAGACTCCGCTGAAGCTGACCGAAAACTCCGACATTATCATAACATTTTCGGAGGTTATTGAGACATTGCTGGTCGAGGTGGTCCCAAGCTTGATGTCCACGGTTCAGTACCAGGTGAATAGGTCCGACGATCAGGTTACTTTGACAGTCGAGGCTCCCCTGGCCAGCCTGGATACGATCAGCCTGAGTCTGAAGAACGTTACAGATCTGAGAGGGCTGGTGGCCAACGATACGGTTTATGAATACCATACTGCACTGCTAGCAGATTTCAACGCCGACTATGAAGTCGACATAACTGACTTGACGGAATTTGTCTCCCTCTGGCCAGATGTTGACATTGGTCCCGTGACGGGGGAAATCCCCCATTTCATTCCAGATCTGGACGGGGAAACAAACCTGAGGGACGGGATGACTTTCGCACGGATGTGGAGATGGTCCCATGACCAGAACGACTCGCTCATACTCGCCAGGGCTTTCACCGGAGAAGAGCCGGAAATCTCTCAATCACGTCACGGTTTAGCTATCCATCTACCGGAAGGCGTCTCAACAGGCGAAATCGCCCTGCAGTATCCACAGTTCAAGATGAACATAGATATGGCCACAGAGAACTTGTCCTCGAAAGAGATTCTCATCAGTACGAAAAGAGCAGAGCTCGGTCAAATACTGGTGGATTTCGGATATTTTGAGGACAAAGATGGAAAAGAAGTTGAGTTGGTTATTGAGCATTTTGACAAAAGCAGTTCGAACATCCTGCTGAGCTACATCTTTTACTCAGCTGACAAGAACATCGTGTCTATGGGGACAAAATCACTTAATACGAGAACCGTCCCCGAGGAATTTGAACTGCATCAGAATTATCCAAACCCTTTCAATCCAACCACCACCATCCTGTATGATCTGCCTGAAAATTCCCAGGTAGAACTCGTTATCTATGATATCCTGGGCCGCCAGGTGAGAACGCTCCTTCACGAGGGAAAAATGGCGGGTTACCACTCTGCAACCTGGGATGGCAAGGACGGAATCGGGTTGCCTGTTGGAACAGGAGTCTACATCTACCGGATTCATGCCCGGGAGGCCGACGATGCCACATATTCCAGGGCACGCAAGATGCTAATGCTTAGATGA
- a CDS encoding amidohydrolase, giving the protein MKAVNLSLSFYIVIFSFFHIGVVSGENPSRGDWTREKRSAAAWVDDNGNMLVAASQRIWQLAELALRENESSRLLSEILSENGFQVKRGVSQMPTAFVATYGSGKPVVAYLAEFDALPGLSQTVSARVEAKIPGGGGHGCGHNLFGVGSIGGALALQSAMKKHRLRGTIRVYGTPAEEQGIGKVFMVRDGLFEDVDVCLSWHPSNENKVTVQPSKALRSFEVTFFGRSAHASAAPWEGVSALDAVEALESGINLLREHMPETARIHYVVTEGGDAPNVIPSLASVWMFTRGKDWPEQEKVYHHVRRIIEAADMMAWGEEYGNAESGFRPAEVALFTGLYDYNINLEAGRMVQKNLELVGPPSFTEVEQAFARELQESFGLEPQGMHTEVIRFDPERAPEPGGSTDVANISWVAPTVGFGVANWPLKVPAHSWASTAASGSPAGLKAMSTAAKVLALSGIDALTDPGTMKVIRDEFIESRKKFDYGDAIGPDIQPALPSHMK; this is encoded by the coding sequence ATGAAGGCAGTCAATCTTTCACTCAGTTTCTATATCGTCATATTTTCCTTTTTTCACATCGGAGTTGTGTCCGGGGAGAATCCCTCGAGAGGTGACTGGACCCGTGAGAAGAGGAGTGCTGCCGCCTGGGTTGACGACAATGGCAACATGTTGGTGGCTGCAAGCCAGAGAATCTGGCAGCTGGCGGAACTGGCTCTGCGGGAGAACGAATCGTCCCGTTTGCTTTCGGAAATTCTGTCGGAAAATGGGTTTCAAGTTAAGCGTGGTGTATCCCAGATGCCAACCGCCTTTGTCGCCACCTACGGCTCCGGTAAGCCTGTGGTCGCTTATCTGGCAGAATTTGACGCACTACCCGGTCTTTCCCAGACAGTGAGTGCGCGGGTGGAAGCGAAAATCCCGGGTGGGGGAGGACACGGCTGCGGACATAATCTATTCGGTGTGGGGAGTATTGGTGGTGCCCTGGCCCTGCAGAGTGCCATGAAAAAGCACAGACTCCGTGGTACGATTCGTGTTTACGGCACGCCGGCGGAGGAACAGGGAATCGGAAAGGTTTTCATGGTGCGGGACGGTCTGTTTGAGGATGTGGATGTGTGTCTTTCATGGCATCCGTCAAACGAGAACAAAGTAACGGTGCAGCCGAGCAAAGCTCTTCGCTCTTTTGAAGTCACGTTTTTCGGACGATCCGCTCACGCTTCGGCGGCTCCGTGGGAAGGTGTTTCTGCACTGGATGCTGTGGAAGCGCTGGAAAGCGGTATCAATCTCCTCCGGGAACACATGCCTGAGACGGCAAGGATCCATTACGTTGTAACGGAAGGGGGGGATGCCCCCAACGTCATCCCGTCTCTTGCCAGTGTCTGGATGTTTACACGTGGGAAAGATTGGCCGGAGCAGGAAAAGGTCTATCACCACGTTCGGCGCATCATTGAGGCGGCAGACATGATGGCATGGGGTGAGGAATACGGGAACGCCGAATCTGGATTCAGACCCGCGGAAGTTGCCTTGTTCACCGGTTTGTACGATTACAATATCAACCTTGAAGCAGGGAGGATGGTTCAGAAGAATCTTGAACTGGTTGGACCTCCATCTTTCACGGAGGTCGAACAGGCATTTGCCCGGGAGCTTCAGGAGTCATTCGGTCTGGAGCCGCAAGGAATGCACACGGAAGTCATTCGTTTTGACCCCGAGCGCGCTCCCGAACCTGGAGGTTCCACGGATGTCGCCAACATATCCTGGGTAGCTCCGACTGTTGGTTTCGGTGTCGCGAATTGGCCCCTAAAGGTCCCGGCTCATTCGTGGGCGTCCACCGCGGCCTCCGGAAGTCCCGCAGGTTTGAAAGCCATGTCAACGGCGGCGAAGGTTCTTGCCCTGAGCGGCATTGACGCCCTCACCGATCCCGGAACGATGAAGGTTATTCGTGACGAGTTTATCGAAAGCCGGAAGAAGTTTGATTACGGAGATGCCATTGGACCGGATATTCAGCCCGCGTTGCCGTCGCACATGAAGTAG
- a CDS encoding cohesin domain-containing protein, whose translation MVVYDNPLDLEEAEKKGIELPALVFFPDSVAIDSGDTVTLRVFAMEVQNLGGYHIQVIYDTSKLNLTSVEVGEFFDSTATPMFFYSEDTTSSLIDIYGISLGTDSLAFASGTGNLAHMVFNAEGLGKSTIQFTQESELVTADDNPIEIKAYLEAIIQVE comes from the coding sequence ATGGTTGTATACGATAATCCCCTTGATCTCGAGGAAGCGGAAAAGAAGGGCATCGAATTGCCGGCACTCGTCTTCTTTCCGGACAGCGTGGCGATTGACTCTGGAGATACCGTCACACTCAGGGTATTTGCCATGGAAGTGCAAAATCTCGGTGGTTACCACATCCAGGTTATTTATGACACGTCCAAACTGAATCTTACCTCTGTAGAGGTAGGTGAATTCTTTGACTCCACCGCAACTCCCATGTTCTTCTATAGCGAGGACACCACTTCTTCTCTCATTGACATTTATGGTATCAGTCTTGGGACGGACAGTCTTGCGTTCGCGTCTGGAACAGGGAATTTGGCGCACATGGTTTTCAATGCTGAAGGTTTGGGCAAATCAACCATTCAATTTACCCAAGAAAGCGAACTTGTGACCGCCGATGATAATCCTATCGAGATCAAAGCATATCTGGAAGCGATTATCCAAGTTGAATAA
- a CDS encoding DUF5989 family protein, protein MSKLSILFEFWDFLKVRKKWWLAPIIIFLALFGALIVLMEGSAIAPFIYTLF, encoded by the coding sequence ATGTCAAAACTTTCAATACTATTCGAATTCTGGGATTTCCTTAAAGTCCGCAAGAAGTGGTGGCTCGCACCCATCATTATTTTCCTCGCTCTTTTTGGGGCTTTGATTGTCCTGATGGAAGGTTCGGCAATAGCACCGTTTATCTATACGTTGTTCTAA